From Selenomonas ruminantium AC2024, a single genomic window includes:
- a CDS encoding proton-conducting transporter membrane subunit — translation MESFVGALGLYGLGTLALIWPKRLELAAHYVSMGLASIASLVVLCQSLLTLGGMGGAAVWQLGRYSLAVDGWAAAFLLIIGLSGTAVSIYGMGYGRGYLGARIRQLSGLWNLFLGSMVMVVLAGDAFTFILAWEVMALVSFLLVNHESEKKQVVHAAYQYMVMTHLGTAAILVAFYLLGSGAESFAFADLAHSQLPPVLRHIAFGCAFLGFALKSGLMPLHVWLPNAHPAAPSHVSALMSGVMLKVAVYGFGRFVFEFIGADVFAYGLIVMVVGLVSAFLGVLYASMEKDMKRILAYSSVENMGIIFAAFGCGMLLVAMDKPYLSLAAFTAVLVHSFAHSLMKCLLFMSAGAVMHATGTRNVELLGGLMKKMPWTAAFTLIGSMSLASLPFTAGLVGEWLTLQGMMTLAFESGTPELRLLVIFAFILLGLTGALALGCFVRLYGVTFLGRRRSNLVLKAHEMPFTMLLGMGMEALVILAAGIMPAPLVNTMRQILVDSPLAIPAGNFMGLWWNGGQSEAVFSPWLILIAALWLFAILALTISGKKVIVRQDVTWNCGTEPTRRQQYTATGFSKPLRRAFDFILKPRRERVFLQREHAYFGRKLHYNLLIPDQFTDRLYRPVQHIMIKAADTLRIVQQGSVRLYIGYTMIAMVIVLIWGGM, via the coding sequence ATGGAATCTTTTGTGGGGGCGTTGGGCCTTTATGGCCTCGGAACGCTGGCGCTGATTTGGCCGAAGCGGCTGGAATTGGCTGCCCATTATGTGTCCATGGGGCTGGCAAGTATCGCCAGCCTTGTGGTGTTGTGCCAATCCTTGCTGACGCTGGGGGGCATGGGAGGTGCAGCTGTCTGGCAGCTGGGCCGCTATTCGTTGGCCGTTGACGGTTGGGCGGCAGCCTTTCTGCTGATTATCGGTCTGTCCGGCACGGCCGTCAGCATCTATGGTATGGGCTATGGCCGGGGATACTTAGGTGCCCGCATCCGTCAGCTGTCCGGACTTTGGAATCTCTTTTTGGGTTCGATGGTCATGGTGGTGCTGGCTGGCGATGCCTTTACCTTTATTCTGGCTTGGGAAGTCATGGCGTTGGTGTCCTTCCTGCTCGTGAACCACGAGAGCGAGAAGAAGCAGGTGGTGCATGCCGCATATCAGTACATGGTCATGACCCATCTGGGCACGGCAGCTATTCTTGTCGCCTTCTATCTTTTGGGCAGCGGGGCCGAAAGCTTCGCCTTTGCTGATTTGGCACATAGCCAGCTGCCGCCGGTGCTCCGGCATATCGCCTTTGGCTGTGCTTTCCTGGGCTTTGCGCTGAAGTCGGGCCTGATGCCGCTGCATGTTTGGCTGCCTAATGCACATCCGGCTGCGCCGTCCCATGTGTCGGCGCTCATGAGTGGTGTGATGCTCAAGGTGGCCGTTTATGGTTTTGGCCGTTTCGTCTTTGAATTTATCGGCGCGGATGTCTTTGCCTATGGCCTGATTGTCATGGTGGTAGGTTTGGTTTCTGCTTTCCTTGGTGTGCTCTACGCTTCCATGGAAAAGGATATGAAGCGGATTCTGGCTTATTCTTCTGTAGAAAACATGGGCATTATCTTTGCGGCCTTCGGCTGCGGTATGCTGCTCGTGGCTATGGATAAGCCGTATCTTTCGCTGGCAGCTTTTACGGCTGTATTGGTTCATTCCTTTGCCCACAGCTTAATGAAGTGCCTGCTCTTTATGAGTGCCGGTGCCGTCATGCACGCTACGGGCACCCGCAATGTGGAGCTTCTGGGCGGTCTTATGAAGAAGATGCCCTGGACGGCAGCCTTCACGTTGATTGGTTCCATGTCCTTGGCCTCGCTGCCCTTTACGGCAGGTCTGGTCGGTGAGTGGCTGACCCTGCAGGGCATGATGACACTGGCCTTCGAATCCGGCACGCCGGAACTGCGCCTGCTTGTTATCTTTGCCTTTATTTTGCTGGGGCTTACGGGCGCATTGGCTCTGGGCTGCTTTGTGCGGCTTTACGGCGTGACCTTCTTGGGCCGCCGCCGTTCCAATCTGGTGCTCAAAGCCCATGAAATGCCCTTTACGATGCTTCTGGGCATGGGCATGGAAGCGCTGGTCATTCTGGCGGCGGGCATCATGCCGGCACCGCTGGTTAATACCATGCGTCAGATTTTGGTGGACAGTCCTCTGGCTATTCCTGCCGGTAACTTTATGGGCCTCTGGTGGAATGGCGGCCAGTCGGAAGCGGTCTTTAGTCCCTGGCTGATTTTGATTGCTGCTCTTTGGCTGTTTGCTATTCTTGCGCTGACCATCAGCGGCAAGAAAGTCATCGTGCGCCAGGATGTGACCTGGAACTGCGGTACGGAACCGACCCGCCGCCAGCAGTATACGGCGACTGGTTTTTCCAAGCCCTTGCGCCGAGCCTTTGACTTTATCTTGAAGCCCCGCCGGGAGCGCGTTTTCCTGCAGCGGGAGCACGCTTATTTTGGCCGGAAGCTTCATTATAATCTGCTGATTCCTGACCAGTTTACGGACAGACTCTATCGTCCGGTACAGCACATCATGATAAAGGCTGCCGATACCCTGCGGATTGTTCAGCAGGGCAGTGTGCGCCTCTATATTGGTTATACCATGATTGCTATGGTCATCGTGTTGATTTGGGGAGGTATGTGA